A genome region from Leifsonia sp. Root112D2 includes the following:
- a CDS encoding NUDIX domain-containing protein has protein sequence MAHYGVYGAWRQNGRVVAIRKARGPYTGMLDLPGGSPEGDETSEETLLRELHEECGVADVHVVSWHPFDFFITESSTGEPVNSNHRGSIAIVRVLDTVKPIENVEDVRGVELIDPREHPESEFTPPFAYALTLLHDPGLTPRR, from the coding sequence GTGGCACACTACGGCGTCTACGGGGCATGGCGTCAGAACGGCCGCGTCGTGGCGATCCGAAAGGCGCGAGGCCCGTACACAGGCATGCTCGACCTTCCGGGAGGGTCGCCCGAAGGCGACGAGACATCCGAGGAGACGCTTCTTCGGGAGCTACACGAGGAATGCGGGGTAGCCGACGTTCACGTCGTGTCGTGGCATCCATTCGATTTCTTCATCACAGAGTCGAGTACCGGCGAGCCGGTCAACTCGAACCATCGCGGGTCGATTGCCATCGTGCGCGTGCTTGACACCGTGAAGCCCATCGAGAACGTCGAGGATGTGCGCGGCGTCGAGCTGATCGATCCCCGCGAGCATCCCGAGTCTGAGTTCACGCCGCCGTTTGCGTATGCGCTCACTCTCCTGCACGACCCCGGCCTCACCCCACGCCGCTAG
- the rpe gene encoding ribulose-phosphate 3-epimerase, whose translation MPVRINPSILAADFVNLERDLGRISSADLVHVDVMDNHFVPNLTFGPQMVGRVQDVATIPLDVHLMIENPERWAPGYAELGAFSVTFHAEATSDPVALARQLRQMGARAGVALKPGTDIEPYLELLAEFDQVLVMTVEPGFGGQSFMPETMPKLRMLRERALKSGLDVWLQVDGGITEETIVTAAEAGADTFVAGSSVFASEDPAARIALLRETAARHSH comes from the coding sequence ATGCCCGTCAGAATCAATCCGAGCATTCTCGCCGCCGACTTCGTGAACCTCGAGCGCGATCTGGGCCGCATCTCCAGCGCCGATCTCGTGCACGTGGACGTCATGGACAACCATTTCGTGCCAAACCTCACCTTCGGGCCCCAAATGGTCGGTCGTGTGCAGGATGTGGCGACGATTCCGCTCGACGTGCACCTCATGATCGAAAACCCCGAGCGCTGGGCGCCTGGATACGCCGAGCTCGGCGCGTTCTCTGTCACCTTCCACGCCGAGGCGACGAGCGATCCGGTTGCGTTGGCACGCCAGTTGCGGCAGATGGGCGCGCGCGCCGGCGTCGCGCTCAAGCCAGGCACCGACATCGAGCCCTATCTCGAGCTGCTGGCCGAATTCGATCAAGTACTCGTCATGACCGTCGAACCCGGGTTCGGCGGCCAGTCGTTCATGCCCGAGACGATGCCCAAGCTGCGGATGCTGCGCGAACGAGCCCTGAAATCCGGTCTCGACGTGTGGTTGCAGGTCGACGGCGGAATCACCGAGGAAACCATAGTGACCGCGGCGGAGGCCGGGGCGGACACCTTCGTGGCCGGCTCCAGCGTCTTCGCCTCCGAAGACCCCGCTGCCCGGATCGCGCTGCTGCGCGAGACGGCCGCGCGACACAGCCACTGA
- a CDS encoding phosphoribosyl-ATP diphosphatase has product MKTFDDLFAELSEKARTRPADSRTVAELDAGVHAIGKKIVEEAAEVWMAAEYETTENTAEEISQLLYHLQVLMIERGLSTADVYRHL; this is encoded by the coding sequence GTGAAAACTTTCGACGACCTCTTCGCCGAGCTGAGCGAGAAAGCCAGGACCCGTCCGGCCGACTCTCGCACCGTTGCGGAACTCGACGCCGGCGTGCATGCCATCGGCAAGAAGATCGTCGAGGAGGCCGCCGAGGTGTGGATGGCCGCCGAATACGAGACCACAGAGAACACGGCCGAGGAGATCTCGCAGCTGCTCTACCACCTGCAGGTGCTCATGATTGAGCGCGGGCTGTCGACGGCGGATGTGTACCGACATCTGTGA
- the hisG gene encoding ATP phosphoribosyltransferase encodes MLRIAVPNKGSLSETAAQMLLEAGYNGRRDPKELIVADPQNDVEFFYLRPRDIATYVGSGALDVGITGRDLLLDSGSSAAEIATLDFAKSTFRFAGPTGAFSELADLEGTRVATSYPGLVGSFLAASGISADLVTLDGAVESAVRLGVADAVADVVETGSTLQKQGLEIFGPVILASEAVLISREPDAAAGDVHGVDVLLRRLHGVMVARQFVLMDYDLPVKLLEQAVALTPGVESPTVSPLRDPEWVAVRAMVRRDGTNHMMDALYDLGARAILVTPIHAARI; translated from the coding sequence ATGCTGAGAATTGCGGTGCCCAACAAGGGCTCCCTGTCTGAAACCGCAGCACAAATGCTGCTCGAGGCCGGCTACAACGGTCGCCGCGACCCCAAAGAACTCATCGTCGCCGACCCGCAGAACGACGTTGAGTTCTTCTACCTGCGCCCCCGCGACATCGCCACCTATGTCGGCTCCGGCGCGCTCGATGTGGGCATCACGGGGCGCGACCTGCTGCTGGATTCCGGGTCGAGCGCGGCAGAGATCGCCACACTCGACTTCGCAAAGTCGACGTTCCGCTTCGCCGGCCCGACGGGTGCGTTCTCGGAGCTCGCCGACCTCGAGGGCACCCGTGTGGCGACAAGCTATCCGGGACTCGTCGGGAGCTTTCTCGCGGCATCCGGGATCTCGGCCGATCTCGTCACCCTGGACGGCGCCGTCGAGTCCGCGGTGCGCCTCGGCGTCGCGGATGCGGTCGCCGATGTCGTCGAGACCGGCTCAACCCTGCAGAAACAGGGCCTGGAGATCTTCGGCCCGGTCATTCTCGCCTCGGAGGCCGTACTCATCAGTCGCGAGCCGGATGCCGCGGCCGGCGACGTACACGGCGTCGACGTTCTGCTGCGGCGGCTGCACGGCGTCATGGTGGCTCGCCAGTTCGTGCTCATGGACTACGACCTGCCGGTCAAGCTGCTCGAGCAGGCCGTTGCGCTGACCCCCGGCGTGGAGTCGCCAACGGTGTCGCCGCTGCGCGACCCCGAATGGGTGGCCGTGCGGGCGATGGTGCGTCGCGACGGCACCAACCACATGATGGACGCGCTGTACGACCTCGGCGCGCGCGCCATTCTCGTCACGCCCATCCACGCGGCCAGGATCTGA
- the hisF gene encoding imidazole glycerol phosphate synthase subunit HisF, whose translation MSLAVRVIPCLDVADGRVVKGVNFQNLRDAGDPVELARRYYEQGADELTFLDVTATVDNRNTTYDVVRATAEQVFIPLTVGGGVRSTEDVSRLLASGADKIGVNSAAIARPALIGEIADRFGAQVLVLSLDVKRAPGTASGFVVTTHGGRTETTLDALEWAEQAIALGAGELLVNSIDADGTKAGFDTELIALMRGISSVPVIASGGAGAVEHFAPAIVAGADAVLAASVFHSGQITIGEVKSSLAAAGLEVRS comes from the coding sequence ATGTCCCTCGCGGTGCGGGTCATTCCCTGCCTCGACGTGGCAGACGGACGCGTCGTCAAGGGGGTCAACTTCCAGAACCTGCGCGACGCGGGCGATCCCGTTGAACTCGCCCGGCGCTACTACGAGCAGGGCGCGGATGAACTGACCTTTCTCGACGTCACGGCGACCGTCGACAACCGCAACACGACCTACGACGTGGTGCGGGCGACGGCCGAACAGGTCTTCATACCACTGACCGTCGGCGGGGGAGTGCGCAGTACGGAGGACGTCTCCCGCCTGCTGGCGAGCGGAGCGGACAAGATCGGCGTGAACAGCGCCGCGATTGCGCGCCCCGCCCTCATCGGCGAGATAGCCGACCGCTTCGGTGCCCAGGTGCTGGTGCTGTCGCTGGACGTGAAGCGGGCGCCGGGTACGGCATCCGGTTTCGTGGTGACGACCCACGGCGGTCGCACCGAGACGACGCTCGATGCGCTCGAATGGGCCGAGCAGGCCATAGCGCTCGGCGCGGGTGAGTTGCTCGTGAACTCGATTGACGCCGACGGCACCAAGGCCGGGTTCGACACCGAGTTGATAGCGCTCATGCGCGGTATCAGCTCTGTTCCCGTGATCGCCTCCGGGGGCGCGGGAGCCGTCGAGCACTTCGCGCCGGCCATCGTGGCCGGAGCCGATGCTGTGCTTGCTGCCAGCGTCTTCCACTCGGGACAGATCACCATCGGCGAGGTCAAGTCTTCCCTCGCCGCAGCAGGACTGGAGGTGCGCTCATGA
- the hisI gene encoding phosphoribosyl-AMP cyclohydrolase, translating into MTDDRAVEGLDRITFNDAGLVPAIIQQWDSHEVLMMGWMDAEAFRRTMTEGRVTFWSRSRREYWRKGDTSGHAQYVRGAALDCDGDTLLVQVEQIGAACHTGAHACFDVDPLNPTILNPTVSGPLEPQQ; encoded by the coding sequence ATGACCGACGACCGCGCGGTGGAAGGCCTTGACCGTATTACCTTCAACGACGCGGGCCTGGTGCCGGCGATCATTCAGCAGTGGGACAGCCATGAGGTGCTCATGATGGGCTGGATGGATGCCGAGGCGTTTCGGCGCACCATGACCGAGGGCCGTGTGACGTTCTGGTCGCGCTCCCGCCGCGAATATTGGCGCAAGGGCGACACCTCCGGCCACGCACAGTATGTGCGCGGCGCGGCGCTCGACTGCGACGGCGATACCCTGTTGGTTCAGGTGGAGCAGATCGGCGCCGCCTGCCACACCGGCGCGCACGCCTGCTTCGACGTCGATCCTTTGAACCCCACCATTCTGAACCCCACCGTTTCTGGCCCCCTGGAGCCGCAGCAATGA
- a CDS encoding anthranilate synthase component I has product MTTATGTTTSSDFAALLAEHRVIPVTRELFADGESPVGIYRKLAAGRPGTFLLESAEQGGIWSRFSFVGVSSFGVLTQHGDEICWLDYGVSAERALGADATGLAPLDALAHLYARWQTPRIDGHPPLTGGLVGFIGWEAIRQIERLPNQPPADYDVPGQAFCFAADLVVLDHKFGTVQLISNVLNDGEESAEELWSGAQQRLDAMQAALAKPSEAWLAEVDLSTPSNAVSRTKRQDFLDAVVTAKQRIHDGDIFQVVISQRFEEPLTAHPIDVYRVLRSLNPSPYMYLLNLHRPDTNGTGGGEYTIVGSSPEALVKVANRRTFMHPIAGSKPRGATPDEDIELGESLRADEKERAEHLMLVDLARNDLLKVCEAGSVEVTEFMRVERFSHIMHLVSSVEGNMLPDATAIDVFRATFPAGTLSGAPKPRALEIIDELETSQRGVYGGVVGYFGFAGDADLAIAIRTATLMDGVARVQAGGGLVADSNPVSEFEESQNKAAAPLRAVAVANAMRRVS; this is encoded by the coding sequence ATGACTACCGCAACCGGTACGACCACCTCGAGCGATTTCGCGGCCTTGCTCGCCGAGCACCGCGTGATCCCGGTGACCCGCGAACTCTTCGCAGACGGCGAGAGCCCGGTCGGCATCTATCGCAAGCTCGCGGCGGGCCGACCCGGCACCTTTCTTCTGGAGTCCGCAGAGCAGGGTGGCATCTGGTCACGCTTTTCCTTCGTGGGTGTTTCCTCCTTCGGTGTTCTCACGCAGCACGGCGACGAGATCTGCTGGCTCGACTACGGCGTCTCGGCCGAGCGCGCCCTCGGTGCGGATGCCACGGGGCTGGCCCCGCTCGATGCTCTCGCGCACCTTTACGCGCGCTGGCAGACACCGCGCATCGACGGGCATCCGCCGCTCACCGGGGGCCTCGTCGGCTTCATCGGCTGGGAGGCCATTCGGCAGATCGAACGGCTGCCCAACCAGCCACCAGCCGACTACGACGTGCCCGGGCAGGCCTTCTGCTTCGCGGCCGACCTCGTCGTGCTCGACCACAAGTTCGGCACGGTGCAACTCATCTCCAACGTTCTGAACGACGGTGAGGAGAGCGCCGAGGAGTTGTGGAGCGGGGCACAACAGCGACTGGATGCGATGCAGGCCGCCCTAGCGAAGCCGTCCGAGGCGTGGCTTGCCGAGGTGGACCTCTCCACGCCGTCGAACGCGGTCTCACGTACCAAGCGGCAGGATTTTCTCGACGCCGTTGTCACCGCAAAACAACGCATCCACGACGGCGACATCTTTCAGGTCGTCATCTCGCAGCGCTTCGAGGAGCCGCTCACGGCGCATCCGATCGACGTCTACCGGGTGCTGCGCAGCCTGAACCCCAGCCCCTACATGTACCTGCTCAATCTGCACCGGCCGGACACGAACGGCACTGGCGGCGGTGAATACACCATCGTCGGCTCGTCACCCGAGGCCCTCGTCAAGGTGGCCAACCGCCGTACCTTCATGCACCCGATCGCCGGTTCCAAGCCCCGCGGCGCCACCCCCGACGAGGACATCGAACTCGGCGAGAGCCTGCGCGCCGACGAGAAGGAGCGCGCCGAGCACCTCATGCTGGTGGATCTTGCCCGAAACGACCTGCTCAAGGTGTGCGAGGCGGGCAGCGTCGAGGTCACCGAATTCATGCGGGTCGAACGCTTCAGCCATATCATGCACCTGGTTTCCTCGGTCGAGGGCAACATGCTGCCGGATGCCACCGCCATCGACGTCTTTCGGGCCACGTTCCCCGCCGGCACGCTTTCGGGCGCGCCCAAACCGCGGGCGCTCGAAATCATCGACGAGCTGGAAACCAGCCAACGCGGCGTTTACGGGGGAGTCGTGGGCTACTTCGGCTTCGCCGGAGACGCCGATCTGGCCATAGCCATTCGTACGGCGACGCTCATGGACGGGGTCGCGCGGGTGCAGGCCGGTGGCGGACTCGTCGCGGACTCGAACCCCGTGAGCGAGTTCGAGGAATCGCAGAACAAGGCCGCGGCGCCGCTCCGCGCGGTAGCCGTGGCGAACGCCATGAGGCGCGTTTCCTGA
- a CDS encoding Trp biosynthesis-associated membrane protein: MREQNSATDAEPPAEMPRPNRRAKYTAMLATVLSSGLVLLAATQNWYALHLNATANHDGAVSVQGSLAAPALTALALAGLALTAALAIGGRIARLVLGVLGVVIGACILFSAFAAIGDPAHAGATAVTTATGVAGDASVTHLVDRVDASVWPWVAVAGGILLLAASVVVLVTSPRWPGPSRKYQATRLEPTNSRDSAIDSWDELSHGEDPTVEDPSTAAPTAEGPDAEDPTR; the protein is encoded by the coding sequence ATGCGGGAGCAGAATTCAGCGACCGATGCCGAGCCACCAGCCGAGATGCCGCGTCCGAATCGGCGCGCCAAGTACACGGCGATGCTGGCCACGGTTCTCAGCAGCGGCCTCGTGCTGCTGGCCGCGACACAGAACTGGTACGCACTGCACCTGAACGCGACGGCGAACCATGACGGGGCAGTGAGCGTGCAGGGATCGCTCGCCGCGCCCGCCCTGACGGCGCTGGCTCTGGCCGGCCTCGCGCTGACGGCGGCCCTGGCCATCGGCGGTCGCATCGCCCGGCTCGTGCTCGGCGTGCTCGGGGTTGTCATCGGCGCCTGCATCCTGTTCTCCGCTTTTGCCGCCATCGGGGATCCGGCACATGCCGGTGCCACGGCCGTGACAACTGCAACCGGCGTGGCCGGGGACGCCTCGGTGACGCATCTCGTGGATCGGGTGGACGCATCCGTCTGGCCGTGGGTCGCCGTTGCCGGCGGAATCCTGCTGCTCGCGGCAAGTGTCGTCGTGCTTGTCACCTCGCCACGCTGGCCGGGACCGTCGAGAAAGTATCAGGCCACCCGCCTGGAGCCGACGAACAGCCGCGATTCAGCCATCGACAGCTGGGACGAGCTCAGCCACGGTGAAGATCCGACGGTCGAAGATCCGAGCACTGCCGCCCCGACCGCTGAAGGCCCAGACGCCGAAGATCCCACCCGCTGA
- a CDS encoding DUF6704 family protein, with protein sequence MSTESVEPGHGHSPAAWTAVIIMLVAVLIGTVAFCLETVAWLVWVSVVIFLLGLVVGWVMKRIGYGVGGSKYTPKGH encoded by the coding sequence ATGAGCACGGAATCGGTTGAGCCCGGTCACGGACACTCACCCGCAGCCTGGACGGCTGTCATCATCATGCTGGTCGCCGTGCTGATCGGCACCGTCGCGTTCTGCCTCGAGACTGTCGCGTGGCTCGTGTGGGTTTCTGTCGTGATCTTCCTTCTCGGCCTCGTGGTCGGCTGGGTGATGAAGAGAATCGGCTATGGCGTCGGCGGTTCCAAGTACACGCCGAAGGGTCACTGA
- the trpC gene encoding indole-3-glycerol phosphate synthase TrpC, with protein sequence MLTDLIAGAVADAGERESRRSLAAVESAAIERESALDALNLLQPTERVRIIAEVKRSSPSRGVLAEISDPAALAVSYQTGGASAISVLTEQRKFNGSLADLEAVREAVSLPVLRKDFIATPYQVFEARAAGADIVLLIVAGLDQPTLASLFELSTSLGMTTLVETHSADEITRALDIGANLIGVNARNLSTFELDRDLFGRLADQLPAGVVRVAESAVKSADDVAHYRASGADVVLVGEALVTSDPIATLEEFLAV encoded by the coding sequence GTGCTCACCGACCTCATCGCGGGGGCCGTTGCCGACGCCGGGGAACGCGAATCCCGCCGCTCGCTCGCCGCTGTCGAATCGGCCGCGATCGAACGCGAATCCGCGCTCGACGCGCTGAACCTGCTGCAGCCGACCGAACGAGTCAGAATCATCGCCGAGGTCAAGCGCTCCAGCCCGTCACGGGGCGTTCTCGCCGAGATCTCTGACCCCGCCGCCCTCGCCGTCTCGTACCAGACGGGCGGAGCGAGCGCCATCAGCGTGCTCACCGAGCAGCGCAAATTCAATGGATCGCTCGCCGACCTCGAGGCCGTGCGCGAGGCCGTAAGCCTGCCCGTCCTGCGCAAAGATTTCATCGCCACGCCGTACCAGGTGTTCGAGGCTCGTGCCGCGGGCGCCGACATTGTGCTGCTCATCGTGGCGGGGCTCGACCAGCCCACCCTGGCCTCGCTCTTCGAGTTGAGCACCTCGCTCGGCATGACGACACTCGTCGAGACGCATTCGGCGGATGAGATCACGCGCGCACTCGACATCGGCGCCAATCTGATCGGCGTCAATGCCCGCAACCTCTCCACATTCGAGCTCGACCGCGATCTGTTCGGCCGGCTCGCGGATCAACTTCCCGCCGGTGTCGTGCGCGTCGCGGAATCCGCAGTGAAGTCCGCCGACGATGTCGCCCACTACCGCGCGAGCGGTGCGGATGTCGTGCTCGTCGGCGAGGCGCTCGTCACGAGCGACCCCATTGCCACCCTCGAAGAATTCCTGGCGGTCTGA
- the trpB gene encoding tryptophan synthase subunit beta, whose translation MSLRSETGPYFGDFGGRFVPESLIAALDELSEAWELAKADPAFHEELDFLNRTYTGRPSLITEVPRFAEHAGGARVILKREDLNHTGSHKINNVLGQAILTKRIGKTRVIAETGAGQHGVATATAAALFGLDCVIYMGEVDTERQALNVARMRLLGAEVVSVKTGSRTLKDAINDAMRDWVTNVENTNYIFGTVAGPHPFPAMVRDLQKIIGEEARAQVLELTGALPTAVAACVGGGSNAIGIFHAFLDDPSVALYGFEAGGEGVETSRHAATITKGRAGVLHGARSLLLQDDDGQTIESHSISAGLDYPGVGPEHAWLAEIGRATYRPVTDAEAMDALRLLSRTEGIIPAIESSHALAGAMQLGRELGPDATILVNLSGRGDKDMETAGRYFDLLDADAVQS comes from the coding sequence ATGTCCCTCCGTTCTGAAACCGGTCCCTATTTCGGGGATTTCGGCGGACGTTTCGTTCCCGAATCCCTCATCGCAGCCCTCGATGAGCTGTCCGAGGCCTGGGAGCTGGCGAAGGCCGATCCCGCGTTCCACGAGGAGCTCGACTTCCTGAACCGCACGTACACCGGGCGTCCCTCCCTCATCACGGAGGTTCCACGCTTCGCTGAGCATGCCGGGGGAGCGCGCGTCATCCTCAAGCGCGAAGACCTCAACCACACCGGTTCACACAAGATCAACAACGTGCTCGGCCAGGCGATTCTCACCAAGCGCATCGGCAAGACCCGCGTGATTGCCGAGACCGGCGCCGGCCAGCACGGCGTCGCCACGGCGACCGCTGCCGCGCTGTTCGGCCTCGATTGCGTCATCTACATGGGTGAAGTCGACACCGAACGCCAGGCCCTCAATGTGGCCCGCATGCGGCTGCTCGGAGCCGAGGTCGTCTCCGTGAAGACCGGATCTCGCACTCTCAAAGACGCCATCAACGACGCCATGCGCGACTGGGTCACGAACGTCGAGAACACCAACTACATCTTCGGCACCGTCGCCGGGCCACACCCGTTCCCGGCCATGGTGCGCGACCTGCAGAAGATCATCGGCGAAGAGGCACGCGCACAGGTGCTCGAACTCACCGGCGCGTTGCCGACTGCGGTGGCAGCCTGTGTGGGCGGTGGATCGAACGCGATAGGAATCTTCCACGCCTTCCTCGACGACCCCTCGGTCGCCCTGTACGGCTTCGAGGCGGGCGGTGAAGGCGTCGAGACCAGCCGTCACGCGGCGACCATCACCAAGGGCCGCGCCGGCGTGCTGCACGGCGCCCGCAGCCTGCTGCTGCAGGACGACGACGGCCAGACCATCGAGTCGCACTCCATCTCCGCGGGCCTCGATTACCCGGGCGTCGGCCCTGAACACGCGTGGCTTGCCGAGATCGGCAGGGCCACGTATCGACCCGTCACCGACGCCGAGGCCATGGATGCGCTGCGCCTGCTCAGCCGCACGGAGGGCATCATTCCCGCCATCGAGTCCTCGCACGCCCTGGCCGGCGCGATGCAGCTGGGTCGTGAGCTCGGTCCGGATGCCACGATCCTGGTCAATCTCAGCGGTCGCGGTGACAAGGACATGGAGACCGCAGGGCGCTACTTCGACCTGCTCGATGCCGACGCGGTGCAGTCGTGA
- the trpA gene encoding tryptophan synthase subunit alpha, translating into MSSSVASAITARADAGSGALIGYLPAGFPDLSTSIEAAVALANNGVDVIELGLPYSDPVMDGAVIQAATQQSLAGGFRLRDGFTAVREITSQVEIPVLLMTYWNPVLQYGVDRFADDLLAAGGAGLITPDLIPDEGAAWLQASERTGLDRVFLAAPSSTDARLRQAVEKSRGFVYAVSTMGITGARTDVDSAARALVTRLRAVGATSACVGLGISSAAQVAEVLEYADGAIVGSALVKALADGGVARLAEVAAALAEGTRAQGTHTAN; encoded by the coding sequence GTGAGCAGCTCCGTCGCATCCGCCATCACCGCGAGAGCGGATGCAGGCAGCGGGGCGCTTATCGGCTATCTGCCTGCTGGGTTCCCCGATCTCTCGACGAGCATCGAGGCCGCGGTGGCGCTGGCGAACAACGGCGTCGACGTGATAGAACTCGGCCTGCCGTATTCCGATCCCGTCATGGACGGCGCGGTCATCCAGGCTGCGACGCAGCAGTCCCTGGCCGGCGGCTTTCGCCTGCGCGACGGCTTCACGGCCGTGCGTGAGATCACGAGCCAGGTCGAGATTCCCGTGCTGCTTATGACGTACTGGAACCCCGTGCTGCAGTACGGGGTCGACCGCTTCGCCGACGATCTTCTCGCTGCCGGCGGCGCGGGTCTCATCACTCCCGACCTCATCCCTGACGAGGGGGCGGCCTGGCTGCAGGCCTCCGAACGCACCGGCCTCGACCGCGTGTTCCTGGCGGCTCCGTCGTCGACAGACGCACGGCTGCGCCAGGCGGTCGAGAAGAGCCGTGGTTTCGTCTACGCGGTCTCCACCATGGGCATCACGGGGGCGCGCACCGATGTCGATTCCGCGGCACGCGCGCTCGTGACACGGCTGCGCGCCGTCGGAGCAACGAGCGCCTGTGTCGGACTCGGCATCTCCAGTGCGGCCCAGGTCGCGGAGGTGCTCGAATACGCCGACGGTGCCATCGTGGGTTCCGCGCTCGTGAAGGCACTCGCCGACGGAGGCGTGGCACGGCTCGCCGAGGTGGCCGCGGCGCTGGCAGAGGGCACCCGTGCTCAAGGAACGCACACCGCGAATTAG